From a region of the Paenibacillus sp. R14(2021) genome:
- a CDS encoding response regulator transcription factor, translating into MELKATNGKRKIKVLIADDHQLFREGLKRILNMEDDLEVIGECNDGIQVLEFCNETRPEVVLMDINMPIENGVVATERLRDIFPEVKVIILSIHDDESYVFETLRKGASGYLLKDMEAEALANAIRSVVNGYAYIHPKVTGKLINQLRRMTYLDEIGATSGAAAARETGVKFIASENNPLTRREAEVLRLMAEGKSNKMIGEFLFISEKTVKNHVSSILQKMEVDDRTQAVINAIKFGWVTL; encoded by the coding sequence ATGGAATTGAAAGCAACGAACGGCAAGCGCAAGATCAAAGTATTGATCGCTGATGATCATCAGTTGTTCCGCGAAGGACTTAAGCGGATTCTCAATATGGAAGATGACTTGGAAGTGATCGGCGAATGCAACGACGGCATACAGGTGCTGGAGTTCTGCAACGAGACGAGGCCGGAAGTCGTCCTGATGGATATCAACATGCCGATTGAGAACGGGGTAGTTGCAACCGAGCGGCTACGCGATATTTTTCCAGAGGTCAAGGTTATTATTCTTTCGATTCACGACGATGAGAGTTACGTATTTGAAACGCTGCGCAAAGGTGCAAGCGGCTATCTGCTCAAGGATATGGAAGCGGAGGCGCTGGCGAACGCGATTCGTTCCGTCGTGAACGGCTATGCGTACATCCACCCCAAAGTAACGGGCAAGCTGATCAACCAGCTTCGCCGCATGACGTACCTGGATGAGATCGGCGCGACTTCAGGAGCTGCAGCCGCACGCGAAACCGGCGTCAAATTCATTGCAAGCGAGAACAACCCGCTCACTCGCCGCGAAGCCGAAGTACTTCGTTTGATGGCAGAAGGCAAGAGCAATAAGATGATCGGGGAATTCCTATTTATAAGCGAAAAAACGGTTAAAAACCACGTAAGCAGCATTTTGCAGAAGATGGAGGTCGATGACCGGACACAAGCGGTTATCAACGCGATCAAATTCGGCTGGGTTACGCTGTAA